One window of the Pseudochaenichthys georgianus chromosome 21, fPseGeo1.2, whole genome shotgun sequence genome contains the following:
- the slain1a gene encoding SLAIN motif-containing protein 1a isoform X3, whose protein sequence is MSYKLQDMTDVEVMARLQEESLRQDYASTSHPPTASRRNSGFTLHTLRRSEMDLEEEEEDDEDEGYDLLPPPQPRLFRTGSMQRGGLPHSHTFSSIRDCKRSSNTPQFSLSGLSQYLGPSSLTTENHTLYRNSTDKLRRSMPNLLRSPSMPSVPSSPCLASPLNPPSHGPSSLPMISSLRSSQSFDSSSGLARLQSSIPSPGQLTQRVQSVGNFPTTPRNPVKATAYVSPTVQQCPPTSSLPTSTSLHSIPSCTALPQLLKHSSSFVQQPLKASSNQPAVIRSSLPRPASFVGASGVPRASKITQPTRSMLTPPKSVAALSALRDSSWKDGCY, encoded by the exons ATGAGCTACAAACTGCAGGACATGACAGATGTGGAGGTCATGGCACGACTTCAGGAGGAGA GTCTCCGACAGGACTACGCCTCTACCTCACACCCCCCCACAGCCAGCCGTCGCAACTCTGGCTTCACCTTACACACCCTCAGGCGCAGTGAGATGgatctggaggaggaggaagaggacgacgaggacgaaGGATACGACCTGCTCCCTCCTCCCCAGCCTCGACTGTTCCGCACAGGGTCTATGCAGCGGGGCGGCCTGCCCCACTCTCACACCTTCTCCAGTATCAGAGACTGCAAACGCAGCTCAAACACACCTCAGTTTTCACTCAGCGGACTCTCACAATACCTTGGACCCTCCAGCCTGACCACAGAAAACCACACATTATACAGGAATAGCACAG ACAAGCTACGGAGAAGCATGCCCAACCTGCTCCGATCTCCCAGCATGCCCAGTGTTCCCAGCAGTCCATGCCTGGCTTCCCCTCTCAACCCACCCTCCCACGGCCCCTCCTCCCTGCCAATGATATCCTCCCTCCGGAGCAGCCAGAGCTTTGACTCGTCAAGTGGGCTTGCTCGACTCCAGTCCTCCA TTCCCTCCCCAGGCCAGCTCACCCAGCGAGTCCAGAGCGTGGGGAACTTTCCAACCACTCCCCGAAACCCTGTAAAAGCCACGGCTTACGTAAGCCCCACGGTGCAGCAGTGCCCCCCCACCAGCTCCCTGCCCACCTCCACCAGTCTGCACTCCATCCCCAGCTGCACCGCGCTGCCTCAGCTCCTCAAACACAGCAGCAGTTTCGTACAACAACCTTTAAAAGCCAGCAGCAACCAGCCAGCTGTTATTCGCAGCTCCCTTCCTCGCCCAGCCTCCTTTGTAGGAGCAAGTGGAGTTCCACGCGCAAGCAAAATCACGCAACCCACGCGCAG TATGCTGACTCCTCCAAAGAGCGTGGCTGCCCTGAGTGCCCTGAGGGACAGCAGCTGGAAAGACGGCTGCTACTGA